The Magnolia sinica isolate HGM2019 chromosome 3, MsV1, whole genome shotgun sequence genome includes the window ATGTAATGTCACAAACATTCTTTTGAAAACAAGTATAGTGTGAACCGCACAACAAACCCTAAAAATCACCCACATTATCCAATAACAGATCAAAGAAGCCCTACCCCCTAAAAATCACCCACATTGTCAGGTCTGGAACAATCCCAGCCCTGAATTTTCAACTGCAGACATCAGGCCTGTCagccgggcctattcaaaatttgctATTCGCTCATCCCGGCAGTTAACGCCATCCATCACAAACTCAGAAACAAGAGGGGAATTCAAGAACATATTAACAACAAACAATCAAATACATTGTAATGTGTCGTAGTTCATGTTACCTTCATCAAATTGCTTGGCCGGCAGAACAGCCAACTTACAATTGGCAATGGGGATTCACCGCTCGACGCAGCGGAATCCCTTGCAGATTGATAACCACACGCCAAAAAGAATGCAGCAGACGACAAAGTCAATGAGTAGCACGATCCGGACATGCCGCCTCCACATCCTGCCCGCCTGCTGCCTTCCACAGACATTCCCTCCGCTCTTTTGCAGTGGGGAGTCCGAGCACTCCCGGCTCACGCTAGCGTCGGCTGGCACATCCACCCTGTTTTCTACATTGCCAGCCACGCTGGCTGCTTCGTCGCCGTTCGACGATCTCTTCTTCGGCTTCCGGAGCAACAGTACATCTGAATCACCGATCGGATCCCCGTCTTCCGCGGGGCGCATCAGCCGGTGGAAAACCGAGCGGAACTCATCGTTGAAACAGCCGTAGCTCAGAGAATCCGAGCCGTCGATCTTCCGGTCCTTCACGATCTCCGCCACAAAAGTGTCCCTTACGCGGCGGAGGAAGTCGAGACCTTGCGATTTGCCGAAATCTTCGTCGACAATAGCGAAATAGACGAACGGATCTTCCATCAGGAACATGTAGATCCTCTTCCTGATGGTGTGGGTGTAAATACGGTGGAAACTGGGGGCCTTCTCGAGGCATTTCGGGGCTAGGGTTTCGAGATCGCGGTCTCCGGAGCTGAAATCGGCGAGGATTGTGGTTCCTTTGGAAATGCAGGTGTACAGGATGACATTCGGATCCGGAATCATCGAATGGTTGGGATCGAAAGAGGGATTCAAAGGAGATGAGATCGGATCAGAGACGGATTGGGAAAGGA containing:
- the LOC131241186 gene encoding phytolongin Phyl1.2-like: MIPDPNVILYTCISKGTTILADFSSGDRDLETLAPKCLEKAPSFHRIYTHTIRKRIYMFLMEDPFVYFAIVDEDFGKSQGLDFLRRVRDTFVAEIVKDRKIDGSDSLSYGCFNDEFRSVFHRLMRPAEDGDPIGDSDVLLLRKPKKRSSNGDEAASVAGNVENRVDVPADASVSRECSDSPLQKSGGNVCGRQQAGRMWRRHVRIVLLIDFVVCCILFGVWLSICKGFRCVER